A genomic window from Vitis riparia cultivar Riparia Gloire de Montpellier isolate 1030 chromosome 16, EGFV_Vit.rip_1.0, whole genome shotgun sequence includes:
- the LOC117932982 gene encoding peptidyl-prolyl cis-trans isomerase FKBP43-like isoform X1 has product MAFWGIEVKPGKPFTHSFDGQRGRLHISQATLGIGAASKKSLVQCNVGNKSPVLLCCLLPDKTESCTLSLEFEEVEEVIFSVIGPRSVHLTGYYLGNGRHSNFNEDSESYGEDIADTETEKSNDHGEEDDYEDSFIDDGELEVFPSSPVSSDGVLLEEKLDGKKTNNGKSSHRRLKKKYQLSESDDDISLQQNIAKGSAGVLVLESDSEDKIPISSLYKSKTIEKNAKLEEEEEEEEEEEEKKAGNGIGGERGHKKLEDGKGHKDTEEKENAGTEKDGNRSIGSKRKNNAVGIDAGPERQSDLPIGSVLHSTELGPENGGKSKKKRKDRSKGVKHLEVDSVNHKNDLKEDKAPQNENKADNMDQNLLERKENQRPNSYKSCDTKVDQLAGDNQSEEKKIKRKKKKSKTQENEGVANMEVPPLSMNEKSGSHLEVKDRNSDANSSQVRMMSNGLVIEELITGKPDGKIACQGKKVSVYYTGKLKESGQIFDSNIGRAPLKFRLGAGKVIKGWDVGLDGMRVGDKRRLVIPPSMGYGNEGAGDNIPPNSWLVFDVELAGAR; this is encoded by the exons ATGGCTTTCTGGG GAATTGAAGTGAAACCTGGAAAGCCTTTtactcattcatttgatggccAGCGTGGGAGGCTTCACATTTCCCAG GCAACATTGGGGATAGGTGCTGCAAGCAAAAAAAGCTTAGTACAGTGTAATGTAGGCAATAAGAGTCCTGTTCTCTTGTGCTGCTTGTTGCCTGATAAGACAGAATCATGCACTTTGAGTTTAGAATTTGAGGAGGTTGAAGAAGTGATCTTCTCTGTTATTGGTCCGCGGAGCGTTCACCTTACTGGTTATTATCTCGGTAATGGCCGGCATTCCAATTTTAATGAGGACTC AGAATCCTATGGAGAAGACATTGCAGATACAGAGACAGAGAAATCTAATGACCATGGTGAAGAAGATGACTATGAGGATAGTTTCATTGATGATGGTGAACTAGAGGTTTTCCCTTCTTCACCAGTTTCCAGTGATGGAG TTTTGCTTGAGGAGAAATTGGATGGTAAAAAAACCAACAACGGGAAGAGCAGCCACCGAAGACTTAAGAAGAAGTACCAGTTGAGTGAATCTGATGATGACATTAGTTTGCAACAAAATATTGCCAAAGGTAGTGCTGGTGTCCTCGTGTTGGAGAGTGATAGTGAAGATAAGATCCCAATTTCCTCCCTATATAAGAGTAAAACCATTGAAAAGAATGCAaaacttgaagaagaagaagaagaagaagaagaagaagaagaaaagaaagctgGAAATGGTATAGGAGGAGAGAGAGGCCACAAAAAGCTAGAAGATGGAAAAGGTCACAAGGACacagaagagaaagaaaatgcagGCACAGAAAAAGATGGCAATCGTTCTATTggatcaaaaagaaaaaataatgctGTTGGCATAGATGCTGGGCCTGAAAG GCAATCTGACCTGCCAATTGGTTCTGTCCTGCATTCTACTGAATTGGGCCCTGAAAATGGCGGAAAgtcaaagaagaaaaggaaagatcGGTCTAAAGGGGTAAAGCATCTGGAGGTTGACAGTGTTAACCATAAAAATGACCTTAAAGAGGATAAAGCCCCACAAAACGAGAATAAGGCTGATAACATGGACCAGAATCTgctggaaagaaaagaaaatcagagGCCTAACAGTTATAA GAGTTGTGACACAAAGGTGGATCAATTAGCTGGTGACAATCAAAGTGAGGAGAAAAAgataaagaggaagaaaaagaagagtaaAACACAGGAGAATGAGGGTGTCGCTAATATGGAAGTACCTCCTTTGTCAATGAACGAAAAGAGTGGATCCCATTTGGAAGTTAAGGACAGGAACTCTGATGCCAATTCATCCCAAGTTAGAATGATGTCCAATGGATTGGTGATTGAGGAGCTAATAACTGGAAAACCAGATGGCAAAATAGCTTGTCAAGGAAAGAAG gTCAGTGTCTATTACACAGGCAAGTTAAAAGAGAGTGGACAAATCTTTGACTCAAATATTGGCAGAGCTCCTCTTAAGTTCCGCCTAG GTGCAGGAAAAGTTATAAAGGGATGGGATGTCGGTCTTGATG GTATGCGAGTTGGAGATAAGAGAAGACTCGTAATCCCACCATCAATGGG TTATGGGAATGAAGGAGCTGGTGATAATATTCCACCAAATTCATGGCTAGTATTCGATGTTGAATTGGCTGGTGCCCGGTGA
- the LOC117932982 gene encoding peptidyl-prolyl cis-trans isomerase FKBP53-like isoform X2 → MAGIPILMRTQSYGEDIADTETEKSNDHGEEDDYEDSFIDDGELEVFPSSPVSSDGVLLEEKLDGKKTNNGKSSHRRLKKKYQLSESDDDISLQQNIAKGSAGVLVLESDSEDKIPISSLYKSKTIEKNAKLEEEEEEEEEEEEKKAGNGIGGERGHKKLEDGKGHKDTEEKENAGTEKDGNRSIGSKRKNNAVGIDAGPERQSDLPIGSVLHSTELGPENGGKSKKKRKDRSKGVKHLEVDSVNHKNDLKEDKAPQNENKADNMDQNLLERKENQRPNSYKSCDTKVDQLAGDNQSEEKKIKRKKKKSKTQENEGVANMEVPPLSMNEKSGSHLEVKDRNSDANSSQVRMMSNGLVIEELITGKPDGKIACQGKKVSVYYTGKLKESGQIFDSNIGRAPLKFRLGAGKVIKGWDVGLDGMRVGDKRRLVIPPSMGYGNEGAGDNIPPNSWLVFDVELAGAR, encoded by the exons ATGGCCGGCATTCCAATTTTAATGAGGACTC AATCCTATGGAGAAGACATTGCAGATACAGAGACAGAGAAATCTAATGACCATGGTGAAGAAGATGACTATGAGGATAGTTTCATTGATGATGGTGAACTAGAGGTTTTCCCTTCTTCACCAGTTTCCAGTGATGGAG TTTTGCTTGAGGAGAAATTGGATGGTAAAAAAACCAACAACGGGAAGAGCAGCCACCGAAGACTTAAGAAGAAGTACCAGTTGAGTGAATCTGATGATGACATTAGTTTGCAACAAAATATTGCCAAAGGTAGTGCTGGTGTCCTCGTGTTGGAGAGTGATAGTGAAGATAAGATCCCAATTTCCTCCCTATATAAGAGTAAAACCATTGAAAAGAATGCAaaacttgaagaagaagaagaagaagaagaagaagaagaagaaaagaaagctgGAAATGGTATAGGAGGAGAGAGAGGCCACAAAAAGCTAGAAGATGGAAAAGGTCACAAGGACacagaagagaaagaaaatgcagGCACAGAAAAAGATGGCAATCGTTCTATTggatcaaaaagaaaaaataatgctGTTGGCATAGATGCTGGGCCTGAAAG GCAATCTGACCTGCCAATTGGTTCTGTCCTGCATTCTACTGAATTGGGCCCTGAAAATGGCGGAAAgtcaaagaagaaaaggaaagatcGGTCTAAAGGGGTAAAGCATCTGGAGGTTGACAGTGTTAACCATAAAAATGACCTTAAAGAGGATAAAGCCCCACAAAACGAGAATAAGGCTGATAACATGGACCAGAATCTgctggaaagaaaagaaaatcagagGCCTAACAGTTATAA GAGTTGTGACACAAAGGTGGATCAATTAGCTGGTGACAATCAAAGTGAGGAGAAAAAgataaagaggaagaaaaagaagagtaaAACACAGGAGAATGAGGGTGTCGCTAATATGGAAGTACCTCCTTTGTCAATGAACGAAAAGAGTGGATCCCATTTGGAAGTTAAGGACAGGAACTCTGATGCCAATTCATCCCAAGTTAGAATGATGTCCAATGGATTGGTGATTGAGGAGCTAATAACTGGAAAACCAGATGGCAAAATAGCTTGTCAAGGAAAGAAG gTCAGTGTCTATTACACAGGCAAGTTAAAAGAGAGTGGACAAATCTTTGACTCAAATATTGGCAGAGCTCCTCTTAAGTTCCGCCTAG GTGCAGGAAAAGTTATAAAGGGATGGGATGTCGGTCTTGATG GTATGCGAGTTGGAGATAAGAGAAGACTCGTAATCCCACCATCAATGGG TTATGGGAATGAAGGAGCTGGTGATAATATTCCACCAAATTCATGGCTAGTATTCGATGTTGAATTGGCTGGTGCCCGGTGA